The following coding sequences lie in one Alicyclobacillus curvatus genomic window:
- a CDS encoding GntR family transcriptional regulator, with translation MKDTFSMRLNRSTLAGDAADLIRKLILNQTLKPGERINEVQLARQMEVSRGPVREALLMLQSEGLVTYEVNRGTSVSTLSSEDAFEIYTMRAFLEGEAAQLALPHLRDVDFKKLEEILVTLQHALQANDTLQLILCDTLFHRTVVDASKHKRMAHAHQQLDPLVNAMYMTISSKVPLRLPRVVEIHAVLVDALKTGDAQQVRHAFRAHYLDAMQELQRRLEEVKQNGGDPTWDRFGRLET, from the coding sequence ATGAAAGACACATTTTCGATGCGACTCAATCGGTCCACGTTAGCAGGCGATGCGGCGGACTTAATCCGGAAATTGATTCTCAATCAGACGCTCAAACCCGGTGAACGCATCAATGAAGTGCAACTGGCGAGGCAGATGGAGGTCTCAAGAGGTCCGGTGCGAGAGGCACTTCTCATGCTGCAATCGGAGGGTCTTGTCACCTATGAAGTGAATCGCGGGACGTCAGTCTCGACTCTATCTTCAGAAGACGCCTTTGAAATCTACACCATGCGCGCCTTCCTGGAAGGCGAGGCTGCACAACTTGCCCTTCCACATCTACGAGACGTTGATTTTAAAAAGCTAGAAGAAATCTTGGTTACGCTCCAGCATGCCTTGCAAGCAAATGATACGTTGCAGCTGATTTTGTGCGACACCTTGTTTCATCGGACTGTCGTCGATGCTTCTAAACACAAGCGAATGGCACACGCACACCAGCAACTCGATCCGCTGGTGAACGCGATGTACATGACGATTTCAAGCAAGGTGCCCCTCCGTTTGCCTCGTGTGGTAGAAATTCACGCAGTCCTGGTGGATGCCCTGAAAACGGGGGACGCGCAGCAGGTACGACACGCCTTTCGCGCCCACTATCTCGATGCGATGCAGGAGTTACAGCGGAGGCTCGAAGAGGTCAAGCAGAATGGAGGAGACCCGACATGGGACAGGTTTGGACGATTGGAAACCTGA
- a CDS encoding succinylglutamate desuccinylase/aspartoacylase family protein — MGQVWTIGNLSVNVGEKVKGYLALDGVEEKLPAFLVYGSEPGPTVLVMAGIHGCEYTSIDAALAVAKELDTATVRGRVVVLPIANKASFYARSIYVHPRDNKNVNRMFPGKIDGTDAQRLAYGLFETVIREVDAVIDLHGGDMIEALVPFTIFHVTDDVALNDSARTVASIFGINYAIASTGQVPGSTYGAAAEIGKIAVIAEAGQQGILDSTRSGQLTEGTFNALRYLGALAGDVIEPPCQVLERFDWYRADCSGLWYPLVQIGDEVEDGQHLGYVADEFGEPVRHYYATTSGVVLFLVTSLAMNRSDPLLAIGG, encoded by the coding sequence ATGGGACAGGTTTGGACGATTGGAAACCTGAGTGTAAACGTTGGGGAAAAAGTGAAGGGATATCTGGCTTTGGACGGGGTGGAGGAGAAACTCCCGGCATTTTTGGTGTATGGGAGCGAGCCCGGCCCGACGGTGCTCGTCATGGCTGGAATTCACGGCTGCGAATACACATCCATCGATGCAGCCCTTGCTGTGGCAAAGGAGCTTGACACAGCCACTGTCCGAGGAAGGGTTGTTGTCCTTCCGATTGCGAATAAAGCATCCTTCTATGCACGCAGCATCTATGTACATCCGCGTGATAACAAGAACGTTAACCGGATGTTCCCGGGGAAAATAGATGGCACTGACGCACAGCGGCTTGCTTACGGACTCTTTGAGACGGTGATTCGGGAAGTCGATGCTGTCATTGACCTGCATGGCGGCGACATGATTGAAGCCCTTGTACCGTTTACCATCTTCCATGTCACAGATGACGTGGCACTGAATGACTCCGCACGTACTGTGGCGAGTATCTTCGGTATTAATTACGCGATTGCCTCTACAGGGCAAGTTCCGGGATCTACCTATGGTGCAGCCGCGGAGATTGGCAAGATTGCTGTCATTGCGGAAGCCGGGCAACAGGGAATTCTCGACTCTACGCGGTCAGGGCAATTGACAGAGGGCACTTTTAACGCCCTTCGCTATCTCGGTGCTCTAGCTGGGGATGTCATTGAACCTCCATGCCAGGTGCTCGAAAGATTCGATTGGTATCGTGCGGATTGTAGTGGTCTCTGGTACCCCCTCGTACAAATTGGTGACGAGGTGGAGGATGGTCAACACTTGGGGTATGTGGCGGATGAGTTCGGCGAACCAGTCCGCCACTATTATGCGACGACGAGTGGTGTGGTGTTATTCCTTGTTACCTCCCTCGCGATGAACCGGAGCGATCCACTCCTCGCCATCGGGGGATGA
- a CDS encoding DUF342 domain-containing protein produces the protein MRFGHLFGKPQTPPPAKSSPFANPPSDALTPAPRDGMVAVKDNRIEVIDPDVDGSCAVIEIPDSTGIQIIADAKPVSGSLQVDSKLHLEVKVSPTAPVRSLQWLPSDDKLSLRAMLSMYPGALYQYKDALVPVRRLWLQVEESPVPPQPFTAEEIIKDLSQAGFVGTVDEQALAELEQSATSTEVVLLQGTPMHPGVPEGYSKVPLKHLYDPLHLHMHIATVTTETIVGLYSSGRPGKPGKDILGVTIPVPEFPPIPILGDGVSDVNGELVTKRNGRLIFTSTLIDVVPELMLEQDISPKDGQVIFDGDVWIGGSVLDGSFIKASGRVVIEGNVMNAHVVSEQGIWVYGNVTGSTLLTGQVSLLYGELHPLLTQVLFEFQSFTRDCDILVSEAHKQAQTRSKIHLIASALLQSRYKPILESLQTFAVNYTSLTAIDSAYREILELVRTKWMGIQVTAIQLEDAKYLQIKLQDYLRYVEHTIKRNFAHVSVSSATSSTIHATGNVCVAGHGLYGTHVESHRSILVKKSARGSVLVAERAVYVQELGSAAAAECSVAVKRREGSIYLGIRHPNTIVTLGAEQQRSDRRLENAYYRGRLPGHNYLSV, from the coding sequence GTGCGATTTGGTCATCTATTTGGAAAGCCGCAAACCCCTCCACCTGCGAAATCGTCACCATTTGCCAATCCGCCATCCGATGCTCTGACCCCCGCTCCGAGAGACGGGATGGTCGCTGTCAAGGACAACCGCATCGAAGTCATTGACCCTGATGTTGACGGGTCCTGTGCCGTTATCGAAATTCCTGACAGCACAGGCATTCAAATCATTGCTGACGCAAAGCCTGTAAGCGGGTCACTCCAAGTAGATTCAAAACTACACCTTGAAGTGAAAGTGTCACCGACCGCGCCCGTTCGTTCATTACAGTGGCTGCCCTCAGACGATAAACTCAGTCTTCGTGCCATGTTATCCATGTATCCTGGTGCCCTTTACCAGTACAAGGATGCCCTAGTGCCGGTACGAAGGCTTTGGCTTCAAGTTGAAGAATCCCCTGTCCCGCCACAACCCTTCACTGCCGAGGAGATTATAAAAGACCTCTCTCAAGCTGGGTTCGTCGGCACTGTGGATGAACAAGCACTCGCTGAACTCGAACAGTCCGCGACGAGTACGGAAGTCGTGCTGTTACAGGGTACCCCGATGCATCCTGGTGTGCCCGAAGGCTATAGCAAGGTCCCGCTCAAACACCTCTACGATCCGCTTCATCTCCACATGCACATCGCAACCGTGACGACCGAAACCATCGTTGGCCTCTATTCCTCTGGCAGACCTGGCAAACCTGGAAAGGACATCCTTGGCGTCACTATCCCCGTCCCGGAGTTCCCGCCCATTCCCATTCTTGGTGACGGGGTATCAGATGTAAATGGAGAACTCGTGACAAAAAGAAACGGGCGCCTGATATTCACGTCTACGCTCATTGATGTAGTTCCGGAGTTGATGCTTGAACAGGATATCTCTCCCAAAGACGGACAGGTCATTTTTGATGGGGACGTGTGGATTGGCGGTTCTGTGCTTGACGGCTCATTTATAAAGGCCTCGGGCAGGGTTGTGATTGAAGGAAACGTGATGAATGCGCATGTTGTCTCGGAACAAGGAATCTGGGTATACGGCAATGTGACAGGCAGTACTCTGCTGACGGGTCAAGTGAGTCTCTTATACGGAGAATTGCACCCGCTGCTCACGCAAGTCCTTTTTGAATTCCAATCGTTTACGAGAGATTGCGACATCCTCGTCAGTGAGGCACATAAACAGGCACAAACGCGCAGCAAAATCCATTTGATTGCCTCAGCCCTGTTACAAAGTCGATACAAGCCCATTCTTGAAAGTCTGCAAACATTTGCAGTAAATTACACGAGTCTCACCGCGATAGACAGTGCCTACCGTGAAATTCTCGAACTTGTGCGCACCAAATGGATGGGCATCCAAGTAACAGCCATTCAGCTCGAAGACGCAAAATATCTGCAAATCAAACTGCAAGATTATCTGCGCTACGTCGAACATACCATCAAGCGCAACTTCGCACATGTATCGGTGTCCAGTGCAACCTCATCGACCATCCATGCGACAGGAAACGTATGTGTGGCTGGCCACGGACTGTATGGGACCCACGTGGAATCGCACAGGTCAATCCTCGTCAAGAAATCCGCTCGGGGGTCTGTTTTGGTGGCTGAGCGAGCCGTTTATGTACAGGAACTCGGGTCAGCGGCTGCAGCAGAATGCAGTGTGGCTGTAAAGCGGCGCGAGGGCTCCATTTATCTTGGAATCAGACACCCGAATACCATCGTAACGCTTGGTGCGGAGCAACAGCGGTCTGACCGTCGCCTCGAGAACGCGTATTATCGGGGAAGATTGCCTGGTCACAACTACCTCAGTGTCTAA
- a CDS encoding chemotaxis response regulator protein-glutamate methylesterase: MEITVLIVDDSAFMRVTLAKMLSNDPDIKVIGTARNGLDALKQIEKLQPDVVTMDIEMPELDGIATLKRLMATAARPVIMLSSHTSEGAELTMEALQCGAVDFLTKPVAQHIEETTESLIAKVKAAVTAVPKTIDVSPHNTRLSHPRKPSSAPRGVAQMVAIGTSTGGPQALSVVLPQLPKFIPCPILIVQHMPPRFTQALASRLDATCDIHVVEAENNQVLENGTAYIAPGDFHMQVRRDGREYHIELNQAAKRHEHRPSVDVLFESLAVIPDIPRHLVLMTGMGSDGTAGMQKAKESGAITIAESQETCVVFGMPKAAIARGCVDYVLPLHQIGQKLVDVTDNANLPRVD; the protein is encoded by the coding sequence ATGGAAATTACAGTCCTGATTGTTGACGATTCCGCGTTCATGAGAGTAACACTTGCCAAAATGCTGTCGAATGACCCAGATATAAAAGTCATCGGAACCGCACGCAACGGACTCGACGCCTTGAAACAAATCGAAAAACTGCAACCCGACGTAGTGACCATGGACATTGAAATGCCTGAGTTGGACGGTATTGCGACGTTAAAGCGACTAATGGCAACCGCTGCGCGCCCCGTGATTATGCTCAGCTCCCATACATCAGAAGGCGCAGAATTGACCATGGAAGCACTGCAATGCGGCGCTGTAGACTTTCTGACCAAGCCGGTTGCACAACACATCGAGGAAACCACGGAGAGCTTAATTGCGAAAGTGAAAGCCGCCGTGACTGCCGTGCCGAAGACGATTGACGTGAGTCCGCATAACACGCGACTGTCGCATCCCAGGAAGCCATCGTCTGCACCAAGAGGCGTTGCTCAGATGGTGGCCATCGGCACCTCTACTGGTGGTCCGCAGGCGCTGAGCGTGGTATTACCGCAGCTGCCAAAGTTCATACCGTGCCCTATCCTCATTGTGCAACACATGCCGCCAAGGTTCACACAGGCATTAGCCAGTCGATTGGATGCGACTTGTGACATTCACGTTGTGGAGGCAGAGAACAATCAGGTGCTCGAAAACGGGACGGCATACATCGCACCAGGGGATTTTCACATGCAGGTCCGACGGGATGGCCGCGAATACCACATCGAATTGAATCAAGCTGCGAAACGCCATGAACATCGTCCGTCCGTCGATGTCTTGTTTGAATCACTGGCTGTCATACCGGACATCCCCCGCCACTTGGTCTTGATGACCGGCATGGGCAGCGACGGGACTGCTGGGATGCAAAAGGCGAAAGAGTCCGGTGCCATCACCATCGCGGAATCACAAGAGACGTGTGTTGTGTTTGGAATGCCGAAGGCTGCCATTGCGCGTGGATGTGTCGACTACGTTTTGCCGCTGCATCAGATTGGTCAGAAGCTTGTCGATGTGACCGACAACGCTAACCTACCGCGCGTTGATTGA
- a CDS encoding response regulator: MANVLVVDDAAFMRMMMKNILEQNGFTVIGEATNGNEAVERYRTLRPDVVTLDITMPEKDGLQALKEIRELDPHAKVIMASAMGQQSMVVEAVRSGASDFVVKPFEQHRVIEALQKVVG, encoded by the coding sequence ATGGCAAACGTACTCGTTGTTGATGACGCTGCATTCATGCGCATGATGATGAAAAATATCCTTGAACAAAATGGGTTTACCGTAATCGGCGAAGCAACAAACGGCAACGAAGCCGTAGAACGGTACAGAACACTGCGACCGGATGTCGTCACCCTGGATATCACGATGCCAGAGAAAGACGGTCTGCAGGCACTGAAGGAGATTCGCGAACTGGACCCACACGCAAAGGTCATCATGGCATCCGCGATGGGACAACAGTCGATGGTGGTGGAAGCCGTCCGATCCGGTGCAAGCGACTTTGTTGTGAAACCCTTTGAGCAGCACCGCGTGATTGAGGCATTACAGAAGGTCGTAGGTTGA